The following proteins are co-located in the Silene latifolia isolate original U9 population chromosome 1, ASM4854445v1, whole genome shotgun sequence genome:
- the LOC141646260 gene encoding uncharacterized protein LOC141646260, which yields MWLLGGNRKANINKIRKELLDLVDDFTKTKAPFFAVLLEKRRLAELEAARAEADALEALRVMAEEPDDGVGTPGPRKKSMPGTPMSAGMIRSGRGSRPNSDGLGCSINCGKADTNLVVVSKVMRANSRYTRAMPSKKKQVVDYCFLDDYNLADDELLFSAGNAILDRSDILSTKPDDYTELRVIAAWSVVLNFMEVKEKEAPVMMFLGTQHMEIFEEMLEQAADSDDVTDSQKDKVVQSWSHFLGENVVNSEIDVDLVFIPLSLEKYYFCVCVNFMNETENKKKEGVVINTFTFVNVDFEWKATIRGDKESGFYTMFHMLTYERKHEQGLYAVNKKCERIPIWLEMVAILLMSDVNESRASLLEQMGTFRRSISEVEKELIKFRRSGKKRIAVIDCLNKFDVAVIG from the exons atGTGGCTTTTGGGTGGAAATCGGAAGG CCAATATCAACAAAATTAGGAAAgaattgttggatttggttgatgatttTACAAAGACAAAGGCACCTTTCTTTGCTGTTTTGCTTGAGAAGCGTAGGCTAGCTGAGTTGGAAGCGGCAAGGGCTGAAGCTGATGCTTTGGAAGCTCTTAGGGTTATGGCAGAGGAACCTGATGATGGTGTAGGTACTCCGGGGCCTAGGAAAAAGAGTATGCCTGGTACACCTATGAGCGCTGGGATGATTAGATCAGGCCGAGGTAGTAGACCGAACTCTGATGGTCTTGGCTGCTCAATAAACTGTGGCAAGGCAGATacaaatcttgttgttgtttcaaAAGTTATGAGGGCTAACAGCAGATATACACGCGCTATGCCAAGCAAGAAGAAAcaagttgttgattattgtttcttGGATGATTACAATCTTGCAGATGA TGAACTTCTGTTTTCTGCGGGCAATGCTATCTTGGATAGGTCTGATATTCTTTCTACGAAGCCCGATGATTACACTGAGTTGCGCGTAATAGCTGCCTGGTCAGTTGTCTTGAATTTCATGGAGGTTAAGGAGAAAGAAGCGCCAGTGATGATGTTCCTTGGGACAcaacatatg GAAATCTTTGAAGAGATGCTAGAGCAAGCAGCGGATAGTGATGATGTAACTGACAGCCAGAAAGACAAGGTTGTGCAGTCTTGGTCCCATTTTTTAGGTGAAAATGTTGTAAACTCTGAGATCGATGTGGACCTTGTCTTCATCCCGTTGTCTTTAGAGAAGTACTACTTTTGTGTTTGTGTGAACTTTATGAACGAGACG gaaaacaagaaaaaagaAGGAGTTGTCATTAACACATTTACATTCGTGAatgttgattttgaatggaaaGCGACTATCAGGGGTGATAAGGAATCGGGATTTTACACAATGTTTCACATGCTCACATATGAAAGGAAGCACGAGCAAGGATTGTATGCGGTTAACAAGAAATGTGAGAGGATTCCTATATGGCTTGAGATGGTTGCTATTTTGTTGATGTCAGATGTCAACGAGTCAAGAGCATCTCTTTTGGAACAAATGGGAACTTTCAGGCGGAGTATATCGGAAGTAGAGAAAGAACTTATAAAATTCAGAAGATCAGGGAAGAAAAGG ATAGCTGTTATTGATTGTTTGAACAAATTTGATGTAGCTGTCATTGGTTGA